A single genomic interval of Aureliella helgolandensis harbors:
- a CDS encoding sigma-70 family RNA polymerase sigma factor yields MELMDLELRTLLATGRSQGFLTYEQVGLYLPDEDNNSHKLDTLLVVLDKKGIPLLDKAPAEKASAAKGVCDDLLEEEASEELNLSDFDADEEKLDTLAASPSELPKLSDDPIRLYLSQMSEIPLFTREQEIALAKKIEITRKRFRRSLLGNELALHQTVQILRRVHRGQLPFDRTIKVSLTERLTKEQVSARMPHNLATLRTLMAKKRQLFSAIVRKSIDPIHKAELVRMYVRLRNKCIVLTEELSLRSRRVVPNMKQLEQIADRMEILQRRIQELQDEPLQHFECERFRTELRKLIIQTQESPRSLRNRCKEFRKHFTDYEAVKRELSQGNLRLVVSIAKKYRNRGLSFLDLIQEGNTGLMRAVDKYEYRRGFKFSTYATWWIRQAITRAIADQARTIRIPVHMIDVLSRLRNIQKSLTQTLKREPSTEEIAAQTDLPVEEVRRVLDIGRHPISLDRPVGEGEDNSFGEFIEDNDHGNPIRNASNGLLRDKIDDLLKSLTFREREIIKLRYGLVDGYSYTLEEVGRIFKVTRERVRQIEAKAVSKMQNPVRSQHLAGYLKPAM; encoded by the coding sequence GTGGAACTAATGGACCTGGAACTTCGTACCTTGTTGGCAACCGGACGCTCACAGGGCTTCCTGACTTATGAACAAGTTGGGCTCTATCTACCCGATGAAGACAACAACAGCCACAAGCTGGACACCCTCCTGGTCGTACTCGACAAGAAGGGCATTCCGCTGCTGGATAAGGCTCCGGCCGAAAAGGCATCTGCAGCCAAGGGCGTCTGCGACGACTTGCTGGAAGAGGAAGCTTCCGAGGAGCTGAATCTGTCCGACTTCGACGCCGACGAGGAAAAACTCGACACCCTAGCCGCCTCCCCCAGCGAGCTGCCCAAACTCAGCGACGACCCCATTCGCTTATACCTGAGCCAAATGTCCGAAATCCCCTTGTTCACCCGCGAACAAGAAATCGCCTTGGCTAAAAAGATCGAAATCACCCGCAAGCGATTCCGCCGTAGCCTGTTAGGAAATGAGCTGGCGCTTCATCAAACGGTTCAAATCCTTCGCCGAGTCCATCGAGGGCAACTCCCCTTCGACCGCACGATCAAAGTCTCGCTGACCGAGCGTCTGACCAAAGAACAAGTCTCGGCACGCATGCCACATAACTTGGCGACGCTCCGAACCCTGATGGCTAAGAAACGACAACTGTTCTCTGCTATCGTTCGCAAGAGTATCGACCCCATCCACAAGGCTGAACTCGTACGCATGTACGTGCGTCTGAGAAACAAGTGCATTGTACTGACCGAAGAGCTGAGCCTGCGCTCGCGCCGCGTCGTACCCAACATGAAACAGCTGGAGCAGATTGCAGATCGAATGGAGATCTTGCAAAGACGTATCCAGGAACTGCAGGACGAGCCTCTGCAGCACTTCGAATGCGAACGCTTCCGGACCGAACTCCGCAAACTGATCATTCAGACCCAGGAGAGCCCACGCAGCCTTCGCAATCGCTGCAAAGAGTTCCGCAAGCACTTCACCGACTACGAAGCGGTAAAGCGCGAACTCTCCCAAGGAAACCTGCGGTTGGTTGTTTCCATTGCCAAGAAGTATCGCAATCGCGGACTGAGCTTTCTCGATCTGATCCAGGAAGGCAACACGGGGCTAATGCGGGCGGTAGACAAATACGAATACCGCCGGGGCTTCAAGTTTTCCACCTATGCCACTTGGTGGATTCGCCAAGCCATCACCCGCGCTATCGCAGACCAAGCTCGCACGATCCGCATTCCGGTGCATATGATTGACGTCCTGAGTCGGCTGCGAAACATTCAAAAATCGCTCACCCAAACTCTAAAACGCGAACCTTCTACCGAAGAAATCGCCGCCCAGACCGACCTGCCGGTTGAAGAGGTTCGCCGCGTACTCGATATCGGTCGACATCCCATTAGCCTGGATCGTCCGGTCGGAGAGGGTGAAGACAACAGCTTCGGCGAATTCATCGAGGACAACGATCACGGCAATCCCATTCGCAACGCCAGCAATGGCTTATTGCGGGACAAGATCGATGACTTGCTCAAGTCGTTGACCTTCCGCGAGCGTGAAATTATCAAGCTGCGTTATGGATTGGTGGACGGATATTCGTACACACTCGAAGAGGTGGGGCGAATTTTCAAAGTGACTCGGGAGCGAGTGCGGCAAATTGAAGCGAAAGCAGTCTCCAAAATGCAAAACCCCGTGCGATCGCAGCATTTGGCTGGCTACTTGAAACCCGCCATGTAG